The genomic window TACCGACAAATCTTGCAGATCTGTTCTTTTTTAGACTAATCGCTCCTTCCTTTGTATATGTTGTATGTGAGGCATTGTATTTAGATACAACGGAGAAACTAATTCAAAAACTTTGAAAAAGTCTCGTAAGGAAAGCTGTGGTTTAGAATACTTCTTTATATGATAGCTTAACCTCACGTAAATAAAGCGCTTTGATGACGTAGAAATGACAGCTTGCtagtttattttttaattttcattCAATTTCAAAAattcttttattgttttcttgtacaacAAACAAAGCAATTTCGGGGCTGAGGCACATCCTGACAGAGGACCCACACTCTTGCACACAGTTTGTACAGCAGACACAAAACAAAAGAGCTTTCGCTGCATCTAGACCATCATgaacaaacgaaagaaagcgAGATATTGTTCCAGTGCATCTTCGTCGCTAAGCAATCATGAGCACACTCTTGTCACACTCGGATCCCGATCAAACGCTGACGTGTGTACGTTTGGCTCCGGCTACTTACCGTGTTATGACCACCTCTTCAGGTCCTTGGACCCTGGATCACACATCACACCAACTGTAAGTGGACCTGGCACCCATTCGACACCTTGTTGGGATGTGATAATGCTCCTTGAGAACAGTGCTGACTGTTTATTGTTCAGCTCGACCGCTTCCGCGCTAGGCCTAACCGCCGGCCTAGTATGAGTGGAGGCGCCCAGCGCGACGCGGCCAGCGTCGCAGCGGGCGTCGCTGCTGGAGGCGACGCCgctcgctcatggcgtgctctacATGCTGACCTTCGTCCCACTGGTTCATCGGCTGACACCTGCGCAGCGGATCTGAAGAAACCATCTTCATGGGAGCCTAAACCTCCACCACTGCCCGATGCGGACTACAAGGTGATTCTTCGGATACGCGGGGGTCTCGACTGTACCAAGTTGCACCCCTGTGTCTTACGACAACTCGTTCTCAAAGCAGTTGGACTTCCCATCAGCAGCCCTGATCAAATCAGGGTCAATCCCACCAGTCACACAGTGCTCGTGAGTACGTCAAGCATGGACCGAGCAGATTTATACCACAACATCCGGACCTTAAAGTTCAACGGAGTCCCCTACGAAGTCGTCACCCACGTTGCCGACCCTGTAGATTCTTGTCGTGGAAGGTTTCATCTCCCTCTGGATTACGCTGACGAGGAAATCCTTCCAACCCTCCAAAGATGTAATCCAGCCATGACCATTGGGGCCGCTCGCCGACTGAGCACCACCGAAACCATCTTGGTTGTTTTCCGTGGCACGCACGTCCCTTTTTACATCAACTACGAAGGCTGCACGCTTCGCTGCCGCCCATTCCGACTGAAGGTGGAAGCCTGCACCCGTTGCCGAAAAATTGGACATCGCCAGGATGTCTGCCCCTCTACTCCCGATGCAATCTGTCACAAGTGCGGACTGAAGGATTCCTCAATGGACCATGAATGTGAACCCGTCTGTGTCGTGTGTGGTGGAGCTCACATCACCGGTTCCCCATTGTGCAAACAGCGTTACAAGACTAAGACACCTAAATACCAGACACCTAAGCCCTCAGAAGTTCCATCATCCCGGACACCGAGCCTTAATCGCTCGCAAGAGCGTGGCCCACAGCGGGGTCGCAGCAAGAGCAAGAGGCGGGGCCCAAACTCGACTCCCAAAGAACTTGACTTCCCGACCCAGTCAACGAACCCCCATTCCACCAGTCATCTGCCAAACCCATTAAAGGTAAGCTGGGCACAGGCAGCTTCCTCTAACTGCTCCTTATCTCAAAACATTAGCCTAGAAAAAGTTCTAGCTGAAAACGCTAGCCTCAAGGCAGAAATTCAAAAGTTAAAGCTCGAGCTACAATCCCGAATGCCCCTTAGCAATCTTTCGCAGCATTCCGAACCACGATCTTTCATTCCTGCTCAATCGCCCCCTGCTGTTGAACCCACGATACCTCTTCCTCCTACTGACATGGACACTACAATGCCTCGAGACACCTCCCAGCTGCCACCCTCAAATAAGCGCAAAACCCCTGCCACACCACGCGAAGAAGAATCTCTCAGCGACACAGTTCTAACTCTTAACGATAGGATAAACGCCCTCGAAAATAAAACACAGAAGAAATTCGCCGTCATTGAAAGTAAGATTTCTCACATAGAGAGCAGATTCACAGCTCAGGAGACGGGCCAAGCTGCCATAAATGACAAACTTGACAAGTTTCTAGATTTTGTACAAACTCAAATGCAGCAGACCACTGCATGGATTGCGGCCGT from Rhipicephalus microplus isolate Deutch F79 chromosome 7, USDA_Rmic, whole genome shotgun sequence includes these protein-coding regions:
- the LOC142767616 gene encoding uncharacterized protein LOC142767616, which codes for MSGGAQRDAASVAAGVAAGGDAARSWRALHADLRPTGSSADTCAADLKKPSSWEPKPPPLPDADYKVILRIRGGLDCTKLHPCVLRQLVLKAVGLPISSPDQIRVNPTSHTVLVSTSSMDRADLYHNIRTLKFNGVPYEVVTHVADPVDSCRGRFHLPLDYADEEILPTLQRCNPAMTIGAARRLSTTETILVVFRGTHVPFYINYEGCTLRCRPFRLKVEACTRCRKIGHRQDVCPSTPDAICHKCGLKDSSMDHECEPVCVVCGGAHITGSPLCKQRYKTKTPKYQTPKPSEVPSSRTPSLNRSQERGPQRGRSKSKRRGPNSTPKELDFPTQSTNPHSTSHLPNPLKVSWAQAASSNCSLSQNISLEKVLAENASLKAEIQKLKLELQSRMPLSNLSQHSEPRSFIPAQSPPAVEPTIPLPPTDMDTTMPRDTSQLPPSNKRKTPATPREEESLSDTVLTLNDRINALENKTQKKFAVIESKISHIESRFTAQETGQAAINDKLDKFLDFVQTQMQQTTAWIAAVTANNPNIAVPAFSPTPPPDNGCKP